The Elephas maximus indicus isolate mEleMax1 chromosome 19, mEleMax1 primary haplotype, whole genome shotgun sequence genome contains a region encoding:
- the PITPNA gene encoding phosphatidylinositol transfer protein alpha isoform isoform X2 — protein MVLLKEYRVILPVSVDEYQVGQLYSVAEASKNETGGGEGVEVLVNEPYEKDGEKGQYTHKIYHLQSKVPTFVRMLAPEGALNIHEKAWNAYPYCRTVITNEYMKEDFLIKIETWHKPDIGTLENVHKLEPETWKHVEAVYIDIADRSQVLSKDYKAEEDPAKFKSIKTGRGPLGPNWKQEIVNQKDCPYMCAYKLVTVKFKWWGLQNKVENFIHKQEKRLFTNFHRQLFCWLDKWVDLTMDDIRRMEEETKRQLDEMRQKDPVKGMTADD, from the exons ATGGTGCTGCTCAAGGAGTA TCGAGTCATCCTGCCCGTGTCTGTAGATGAG TATCAAGTAGGGCAGCTGTATTCTGTGGCTGAGGCCAGTAAAAACGAAACGGGTGGTGGCGAAGGTGTGGAGGTCCTGGTGAACGAGCCCTATGAGAAGGATGGCGAAAAGGGCCAGTACACACACAAGATCTACCACTTACAGAG CAAAGTGCCCACATTTGTTCGAATGCTGGCCCCAGAGGGAGCCCTGAATATACATGAAAAAGCGTGGAATGCGTACCCTTATTGCAGAACTG TTATTACA AATGAGTACATGAAAGAAGACTTTCTGATTAAAATTGAAACTTGGCACAAACCAGATATTGGCACCTTGGAGAAT GTGCATAAACTGGAGCCCGAAACATGGAAACATGTGGAAGCAGTATATATAGACATTGCAGATCGAAGCCAAGTACTTAGCAAG GATTACAAGGCAGAGGAAGACCCAGCAAAATTTAAATCTATCAAAACAGGACGAGGACCTCTGGGCCCCAATTGGAAG CAAGAAATTGTAAATCAGAAAGACTGCCCGTACATGTGTGCATACAAACTGGTTACTGTCAAGTTCAAGTGGTGGGGCCTGCAGAACAAAGTGGAAAACTTTATACATAAG CAAGAGAAGCGTCTGTTTACAAACTTCCACAGGCAGCTGTTCTGTTGGCTCGATAAGTGGGTTGACCTGACTATGGACGACATTCGAAGGATGGAAGAAGAGACTAAGAGACAGCTGGATGAG
- the PITPNA gene encoding phosphatidylinositol transfer protein alpha isoform isoform X1, with the protein MEFLRLHSFSPHEECVPRHSGHLLSAVLAFGFLRCSSQDPSVLALGLRCTEGPEVLPHCPQVCRHFRSADLNVLPYPLGHLLTPNEYMKEDFLIKIETWHKPDIGTLENVHKLEPETWKHVEAVYIDIADRSQVLSKDYKAEEDPAKFKSIKTGRGPLGPNWKQEIVNQKDCPYMCAYKLVTVKFKWWGLQNKVENFIHKQEKRLFTNFHRQLFCWLDKWVDLTMDDIRRMEEETKRQLDEMRQKDPVKGMTADD; encoded by the exons ATGGAATTCCTGAGGCTTCATTCTTTCAGTCCTCATGAAGAATGTGTTCCCAGGCATAGTGGCCACTTGCTTTCAGCTGTATTAGCATTTGGCTTTCTGAGGTGCAGCAGTCAGGACCCCAGCGTCCTAGCTCTGGGTCTCAGATGTACAGAAGGGCCTGAGGTCCTCCCCCATTGTCCCCAGGTGTGCAGGCATTTCCGTTCAGCTGACCTGAATGTGCTTCCTTACCCCCTTGGGCATCTTCTGACCCCG AATGAGTACATGAAAGAAGACTTTCTGATTAAAATTGAAACTTGGCACAAACCAGATATTGGCACCTTGGAGAAT GTGCATAAACTGGAGCCCGAAACATGGAAACATGTGGAAGCAGTATATATAGACATTGCAGATCGAAGCCAAGTACTTAGCAAG GATTACAAGGCAGAGGAAGACCCAGCAAAATTTAAATCTATCAAAACAGGACGAGGACCTCTGGGCCCCAATTGGAAG CAAGAAATTGTAAATCAGAAAGACTGCCCGTACATGTGTGCATACAAACTGGTTACTGTCAAGTTCAAGTGGTGGGGCCTGCAGAACAAAGTGGAAAACTTTATACATAAG CAAGAGAAGCGTCTGTTTACAAACTTCCACAGGCAGCTGTTCTGTTGGCTCGATAAGTGGGTTGACCTGACTATGGACGACATTCGAAGGATGGAAGAAGAGACTAAGAGACAGCTGGATGAG